In Citrobacter sp. RHB25-C09, the following proteins share a genomic window:
- a CDS encoding phage GP46 family protein has protein sequence MELWLTVNGKRVSVSSSLNPLVRAVVISLFTHRRADPDDNADVPMGWWGDTWPVVANDRYGSKLWLLQRSKLTNALVNKARIYLRDALQWMIDDGVVSRIDIDIQRTGINELGNQIVLWHRDGPVTISFNDLWSVITYGGQ, from the coding sequence ATGGAACTGTGGCTTACGGTAAATGGTAAGCGGGTTAGCGTCAGTTCGTCGCTGAATCCGCTGGTAAGGGCTGTGGTTATTTCACTTTTTACACATCGTCGTGCTGATCCGGATGACAATGCTGATGTCCCTATGGGCTGGTGGGGCGATACATGGCCCGTTGTTGCCAATGATCGTTACGGCTCAAAACTGTGGCTTTTACAACGCAGCAAATTGACCAATGCCCTGGTGAATAAGGCGCGAATTTATCTGCGTGATGCACTCCAGTGGATGATTGATGATGGGGTGGTATCACGTATCGACATTGATATTCAGCGAACCGGTATTAACGAACTCGGTAATCAAATTGTTCTCTGGCACCGGGACGGGCCGGTTACCATTTCCTTTAATGATTTATGGAGCGTAATCACTTATGGCGGACAGTGA
- a CDS encoding YmfQ family protein: MAVNEDDYIHLLAALLPPGPAWTVDDVAIKGTAPSLLRVHRRADSLMLEIDPRTTTELINRWEKCCGLPDECIPSGTQTIRQRQQRLDGKVNLAGGINEAFYLAQLVALGKPGATITRYDKSTFTCTSKCTDGVYSTDWRYYWQVNMPSSTETTWMTCNDPCDSSIRIWGDTVVECVLNKLCPSHTYVIFKYPE, from the coding sequence GTGGCAGTGAATGAAGATGATTATATTCACCTGCTCGCCGCGCTTCTTCCTCCAGGGCCAGCCTGGACAGTTGATGATGTGGCGATAAAAGGGACCGCCCCCTCATTACTCAGAGTGCATCGGCGCGCTGATTCATTGATGCTGGAGATCGACCCGCGTACCACTACAGAACTGATTAACCGCTGGGAAAAATGTTGTGGTTTACCTGATGAATGTATTCCATCCGGAACCCAGACAATACGTCAGCGCCAACAACGCCTTGATGGAAAAGTTAACCTGGCTGGTGGGATTAACGAGGCGTTTTATCTGGCCCAGCTTGTTGCTCTTGGAAAGCCTGGGGCGACTATAACGCGATACGATAAAAGCACGTTTACCTGCACTTCAAAATGTACTGATGGGGTGTATTCCACGGACTGGCGGTATTACTGGCAGGTCAATATGCCATCATCGACAGAAACAACCTGGATGACCTGCAACGATCCCTGTGATTCATCGATCAGAATATGGGGCGACACAGTTGTTGAGTGTGTCCTCAATAAGCTTTGCCCTTCTCATACCTATGTAATTTTCAAATATCCGGAGTAA
- a CDS encoding DNA circularization N-terminal domain-containing protein, translating to MAWKDRLVEASFRGVPFKVEDEGAPVGRRVETHEYPNRDKPYSEDLGRVTLRPGITAYVIGDDCFDQRDRLIEALNKPGPGTLVHPTYGEISVCVDGEINVSTASSEGRMVRFDLRFVEAGELSYPTAGTATANTLVSSCSALDDCISDSFDRFGMDGMPDFVQGGVLDDAKSMLGFVSDKMAMVDSGISSAARLLQGDISVLLPPPSSGKGFIEQLQTMWRAGNRLTGNASDLYTMIKNFSGITLGSDLAPRGVWKTDSTTTKNRTQQSNYVASAIRTTAISEAAYTVTRLPASVTPARDATQETTGWPVVSHPALNNAQEETVSVDLPTWDELVDVRDTLNDAIDKELSRITDDRLFLALRRVKSDLNNDIKTRLTQASKTVIRTPDEVTPALVLAATWFDNADRESDIVKRNAVAHPGFVPVSPLRVPVR from the coding sequence ATGGCGTGGAAAGACAGACTGGTTGAAGCGTCGTTTCGCGGCGTTCCGTTCAAGGTAGAAGATGAAGGGGCCCCGGTAGGACGTCGGGTTGAAACGCATGAATACCCAAACCGCGATAAACCTTATAGCGAGGACTTAGGAAGGGTAACGCTGCGTCCTGGCATCACCGCCTATGTGATCGGAGATGACTGCTTTGATCAACGTGACAGACTTATTGAGGCACTGAACAAACCGGGACCGGGTACGCTGGTACATCCGACCTATGGGGAAATCAGTGTCTGTGTTGACGGAGAGATTAATGTCAGCACCGCAAGCAGTGAAGGGCGCATGGTGCGCTTCGATCTGCGGTTCGTTGAGGCAGGGGAACTTTCATATCCAACGGCTGGCACTGCAACGGCAAATACACTGGTTTCATCCTGCTCAGCATTAGATGACTGTATCAGCGATAGCTTTGATCGGTTTGGTATGGATGGCATGCCAGACTTTGTTCAGGGCGGTGTATTAGATGATGCAAAGAGTATGCTCGGTTTTGTATCAGATAAAATGGCGATGGTTGATTCTGGTATTTCTTCTGCTGCCCGATTATTGCAGGGCGATATTTCTGTGTTATTGCCTCCGCCATCATCAGGTAAGGGGTTCATTGAACAACTTCAGACGATGTGGCGCGCCGGCAATCGCCTGACAGGTAATGCCAGCGATCTTTACACCATGATTAAAAATTTCTCAGGTATCACATTGGGGAGTGATCTTGCTCCCCGTGGTGTCTGGAAAACTGACAGCACGACGACGAAAAACAGAACGCAACAGAGCAATTATGTTGCCAGTGCGATCCGCACGACTGCAATCAGTGAAGCCGCGTACACGGTGACAAGATTACCTGCATCGGTAACGCCTGCGCGTGATGCCACACAGGAAACAACTGGCTGGCCGGTTGTATCGCATCCGGCATTGAATAATGCCCAGGAAGAAACGGTTTCTGTCGATTTGCCAACATGGGATGAGTTAGTCGATGTACGTGACACACTGAATGATGCCATCGACAAAGAGCTATCCCGCATCACTGATGATCGTCTTTTTCTGGCGCTCCGCAGAGTGAAATCTGATCTCAATAACGATATTAAAACCCGGTTAACTCAGGCGTCAAAGACCGTCATAAGAACACCTGATGAGGTTACACCCGCGCTGGTTCTGGCTGCCACATGGTTTGATAATGCGGATCGCGAGTCAGATATCGTAAAGCGTAACGCTGTGGCACATCCTGGCTTCGTTCCAGTGTCTCCGTTGAGGGTTCCTGTACGATGA
- a CDS encoding baseplate J/gp47 family protein — protein sequence MADSEFQRPTLAENISMIRTDLFARLDINDELRRMDEDVRAKVYAGALHTVYGYIDYLAMNMLPDLCDEGWLARHAAMKRCPRKAATAAAGFMRWEGVADNLTVKAGAIIQRDDFVQYTATADAKSAGGVLRLPIICNVNGITGNVDDGTSLSLVTPVNGLPSGGMADTLAGGVDVEDVEEWRSRVLERYYWTPQGGADGDYIVWAKEVPGITRAWTYRHWMGTGTVGVMVASSDLINPILDDATVAAAQAHIEPLAPVAGSDLYVFKATPKTIDFTIDLNPDNAETRAAVVAELRSFLLRDGYPDGVLELSRINEAISIAAGEHSHKLIAPAADTPIAKNELAVLGGVTWQ from the coding sequence ATGGCGGACAGTGAATTCCAGCGGCCAACACTGGCTGAAAATATCAGCATGATACGCACCGATCTCTTTGCCCGTCTGGATATCAATGATGAACTTCGCCGGATGGATGAGGATGTCAGGGCTAAAGTCTATGCCGGGGCATTACATACGGTTTACGGGTACATCGATTATCTGGCAATGAATATGCTGCCAGATCTATGTGATGAGGGATGGCTTGCCCGTCATGCTGCCATGAAGCGGTGTCCGAGAAAGGCCGCAACAGCAGCGGCTGGTTTCATGCGATGGGAGGGTGTGGCTGACAATCTGACAGTCAAAGCCGGGGCCATCATCCAGCGTGATGATTTTGTTCAGTACACAGCGACGGCCGATGCTAAAAGTGCTGGTGGAGTATTACGGCTACCCATAATTTGTAATGTTAATGGCATTACAGGAAATGTGGACGATGGCACTTCGCTGTCTCTTGTCACTCCGGTTAATGGGCTGCCATCTGGCGGGATGGCTGACACGCTGGCGGGAGGTGTTGATGTAGAGGATGTTGAAGAGTGGCGTTCGAGAGTTCTTGAGCGCTACTACTGGACACCACAGGGTGGCGCAGATGGTGATTATATTGTCTGGGCTAAAGAGGTTCCCGGGATCACTCGAGCCTGGACTTACCGCCACTGGATGGGGACAGGCACTGTTGGTGTGATGGTCGCAAGTAGTGACCTGATCAATCCGATACTTGATGACGCAACTGTAGCTGCCGCGCAGGCGCATATAGAACCACTGGCACCTGTGGCGGGTTCTGATTTGTATGTTTTCAAAGCGACACCTAAAACCATCGATTTCACTATTGATCTGAATCCGGACAATGCTGAAACACGAGCTGCAGTAGTGGCCGAACTTCGTTCTTTCCTCCTTCGTGATGGTTATCCTGATGGGGTTCTCGAGTTGTCGCGCATCAATGAAGCCATCTCAATTGCTGCTGGTGAGCACAGCCACAAACTGATTGCGCCGGCGGCTGATACGCCGATCGCGAAGAATGAACTGGCCGTTCTGGGAGGCGTAACGTGGCAGTGA
- a CDS encoding phage baseplate assembly protein V yields MGVMQSLQRQVLCLIGRAVVKSIDAASKCQMVDVELIGAQTKAGIEHLEHYGFTSHAKPGAEGVVLFPDGDRSHGIVIAVADRRYRLRGLEEGEVALYDDLGQKVHLTRSGIIVDGAGNLIRFVNAPKARFEMDIEATGHIKDLCDSGGLTMSAMRIVYNGHKHRENGQGNNTDTPANQMGE; encoded by the coding sequence ATGGGCGTAATGCAAAGCTTACAGAGGCAGGTGCTTTGTCTGATTGGTCGCGCAGTCGTAAAAAGTATTGATGCTGCCAGTAAATGCCAGATGGTAGATGTTGAACTTATCGGTGCCCAGACGAAAGCAGGTATAGAACATCTTGAGCATTACGGGTTTACCTCTCACGCGAAACCGGGGGCTGAAGGCGTGGTTCTGTTCCCAGATGGTGACAGATCACACGGCATTGTGATTGCGGTTGCTGATCGCCGGTACCGGCTTCGCGGACTGGAAGAAGGTGAAGTCGCATTGTATGACGACCTCGGACAGAAGGTACACCTCACTCGTTCTGGAATTATCGTTGACGGAGCCGGAAATTTAATCCGGTTTGTTAATGCCCCGAAAGCCCGTTTTGAAATGGATATTGAAGCAACGGGACATATTAAGGATCTGTGTGATTCCGGCGGGCTGACGATGTCAGCGATGCGGATTGTCTATAACGGTCATAAACACAGAGAAAACGGGCAGGGTAACAACACTGATACCCCGGCCAATCAGATGGGGGAATGA
- a CDS encoding glycine-rich domain-containing protein — protein MHRIDTVTAQKDKFGAGKNGFTRGNPQTGTPATDLDDDYFDMLQEELCAVVEESGEELDKGKHNQLLTALRSLLLSRSNPFGDIASDGPEAIATALANLGLEESAFGYKNMVVFSAPGVVNWVVPDELRKGRKCYVKVIGGGGSGGRAAGGGGGGGGGVAEKLTDLTEVESVTLTVGNGGIAPVAGTSNIAGTNGGTTSFGSILSATGGTGGATPSGGACGVGIGGDFNTSLGPGNPGSSFSTSFVGGGGGGPGGQGAVDTSTHDGIDAYGPGGGGAGAALGAPAVAGRAGKGGNGVIIIRW, from the coding sequence ATGCACCGTATAGATACAGTAACTGCGCAGAAAGATAAATTCGGCGCGGGCAAGAACGGCTTTACCCGAGGGAACCCCCAGACAGGAACCCCGGCAACCGATCTTGACGATGATTATTTTGACATGCTTCAGGAAGAACTCTGTGCGGTGGTAGAAGAATCCGGCGAGGAACTGGATAAAGGGAAACACAATCAGTTATTAACCGCACTTCGTTCATTACTTTTGAGTCGTTCGAATCCGTTTGGTGATATTGCATCAGATGGCCCAGAAGCGATTGCAACGGCTCTCGCAAACCTTGGTTTGGAAGAGTCAGCCTTTGGCTATAAAAACATGGTGGTTTTTTCTGCTCCCGGTGTTGTGAATTGGGTTGTGCCTGATGAGTTACGCAAAGGCAGAAAATGCTACGTGAAAGTCATTGGTGGCGGAGGTTCTGGCGGACGAGCTGCCGGAGGCGGAGGTGGCGGTGGTGGCGGTGTCGCCGAAAAATTAACTGACCTTACAGAAGTAGAGTCAGTCACCCTGACAGTTGGTAATGGTGGTATCGCGCCAGTGGCGGGAACCAGCAATATTGCAGGTACTAATGGTGGAACTACTTCATTCGGTTCAATCTTGTCAGCAACAGGCGGGACTGGCGGTGCAACTCCGTCAGGTGGAGCCTGCGGCGTTGGTATCGGTGGCGATTTTAATACTTCACTTGGCCCAGGAAATCCTGGTTCTTCTTTCTCGACCAGTTTCGTTGGTGGTGGCGGTGGTGGCCCCGGAGGACAAGGCGCTGTTGATACATCCACACATGACGGAATTGATGCGTATGGGCCAGGTGGAGGAGGTGCCGGAGCCGCGCTGGGCGCACCGGCAGTTGCCGGACGCGCTGGTAAAGGTGGAAACGGTGTAATTATTATCAGGTGGTAA
- a CDS encoding phage baseplate assembly protein: MNDNVTLRVNGREWGGWTSVRIGAGIERIARDFSVEITREWPGGEGSNSLQPKVKNGDKVEVLIGDDLVITGWVESTPVRYDARSISTGISGRSLTADLIDCSAEPTQFNGQSLVQVAAALAKPFGISVVDSGAPAAAIPGVQPDHGETVIEVLNKMLGQQQALAYDDPKGRLVIGVPGTTRAHTALVLGQNVISCDTEKSIRDRFSTYQVSGQRAGNDNDFGAATTTALRSKTADAGIGRYRPMVVQQTGQSTGASCIARAEFEARQRAARTDETTYVVWGWRQGDGSLWQPNQRVIVFDPVCGFNNRELLISEVSFTKDNNGTLAELRVGPPDAYLPEPEDEKQKRTKKRKAKEDPF; encoded by the coding sequence ATGAACGATAACGTAACGCTACGTGTTAACGGACGGGAATGGGGTGGCTGGACATCTGTTCGCATAGGCGCAGGTATTGAGCGCATCGCGCGCGACTTCAGCGTTGAAATTACCCGCGAGTGGCCTGGTGGTGAAGGTTCTAACTCGTTGCAGCCAAAAGTAAAAAACGGTGACAAGGTAGAAGTCCTCATCGGTGATGATCTGGTCATTACTGGCTGGGTGGAATCGACGCCGGTTCGCTATGACGCGAGGTCAATCAGCACCGGGATCAGCGGTCGCAGTCTGACAGCCGACCTTATTGACTGTTCCGCAGAACCAACCCAGTTCAACGGGCAATCGCTTGTTCAGGTTGCCGCTGCACTGGCGAAACCATTTGGCATATCTGTCGTGGATTCGGGGGCCCCTGCTGCGGCAATACCGGGCGTTCAGCCAGATCACGGTGAGACGGTCATTGAGGTTCTCAATAAAATGCTTGGCCAGCAACAGGCGCTGGCATACGACGATCCGAAAGGGCGTCTGGTTATCGGAGTACCGGGTACCACGCGGGCGCATACCGCCCTGGTGTTGGGGCAAAACGTTATTTCTTGTGATACCGAAAAAAGTATCCGCGACCGCTTTTCAACTTATCAGGTCTCCGGCCAGCGTGCCGGGAATGATAATGATTTTGGGGCAGCAACCACTACGGCTCTGAGGTCAAAAACTGCTGATGCAGGAATAGGGCGTTATCGTCCGATGGTTGTGCAACAGACAGGACAATCAACAGGCGCAAGCTGTATAGCCCGCGCTGAGTTTGAAGCCAGACAACGTGCCGCACGTACCGACGAAACCACTTATGTAGTCTGGGGCTGGCGACAGGGTGACGGCTCGCTCTGGCAACCGAATCAGCGTGTCATCGTTTTTGACCCTGTATGCGGATTCAATAACCGCGAACTGCTCATTTCTGAAGTGTCATTCACCAAAGATAATAACGGCACATTAGCGGAACTTCGTGTCGGGCCGCCGGATGCTTATCTTCCAGAACCGGAAGATGAGAAGCAGAAACGTACTAAAAAACGAAAAGCCAAAGAGGACCCGTTCTGA